Proteins from a single region of Alloscardovia omnicolens:
- a CDS encoding glycine--tRNA ligase, with amino-acid sequence MAESKLDAVVSLAKRRGFVFPAGEIYGGTRSAWDYGPLGVALKENIKEQWWRFMVTTRANVVGVDTSVILPREVWVASGHVNVFNDPLTECLSCHKRFRADHLEEHFEAKHGRLPESQAEIPCPQCGTKGQWTEPRDFNMMLQTHLGPVADDNSLHYLRPETAQGIFVDFAQVQASTRQKPPFGIANIGKSFRNEITPGNFIFRTREFEQMEMEFFVKPGEDEAWHQYWIDARKAWYTDLGINEDNLRLYEHPEEKLSHYSKRTVDIEYKFGFQGSDWGELEGIANRTDYDLSAHANHSGKDLSYFDQASGERYIPYVIEPAAGLTRSLMAFLVDAYDVDEAPNTKGGVDTRTVLRLDPRLAPVKAAVLPLSKKPELQGIAQNLAAELRMHDWNIDYDEAGAIGRRYRREDEIGTPLCVTVDFDTLDDQAVTIRERDTMAQERVALDKVAEYVAARVGNSMKPYPQAPEM; translated from the coding sequence GTGGCTGAATCTAAGCTCGATGCTGTTGTATCCCTCGCGAAACGTCGCGGATTTGTTTTCCCAGCAGGTGAAATTTATGGTGGAACTCGTTCCGCATGGGATTACGGTCCTTTGGGTGTGGCCCTGAAAGAAAATATTAAAGAGCAGTGGTGGCGCTTTATGGTTACCACCCGTGCGAATGTTGTGGGCGTGGATACTTCTGTTATTCTTCCACGTGAAGTTTGGGTTGCCTCAGGTCATGTGAATGTTTTTAACGATCCGTTAACCGAATGCTTAAGCTGCCACAAGCGTTTCCGTGCTGATCACTTGGAAGAGCATTTTGAAGCTAAGCATGGTCGTTTGCCTGAATCTCAAGCTGAAATCCCTTGCCCACAGTGTGGCACAAAGGGTCAGTGGACTGAGCCTCGCGACTTTAACATGATGCTCCAAACACATTTGGGACCAGTAGCAGATGATAATTCTTTGCACTACTTGCGTCCAGAAACTGCTCAGGGTATTTTCGTTGACTTTGCACAGGTTCAGGCTTCTACTCGCCAAAAGCCACCATTTGGAATTGCAAATATTGGTAAGAGCTTCCGTAACGAAATTACCCCTGGAAACTTCATTTTCCGCACACGTGAATTCGAACAGATGGAAATGGAATTCTTTGTAAAACCAGGCGAAGATGAAGCGTGGCATCAGTATTGGATTGACGCTCGTAAAGCGTGGTACACCGATTTGGGTATTAACGAAGATAATCTGCGCTTGTATGAACATCCAGAAGAGAAGCTGTCTCATTATTCCAAGCGCACTGTGGATATTGAATACAAATTCGGTTTCCAAGGCTCTGACTGGGGTGAGCTGGAGGGAATTGCAAATCGTACTGATTATGATTTGTCTGCTCACGCCAACCACTCTGGTAAGGATTTGAGCTACTTTGATCAGGCTAGCGGCGAACGATATATTCCTTATGTAATTGAGCCAGCTGCTGGTTTAACCCGTTCCCTCATGGCATTCTTAGTAGATGCTTACGATGTGGATGAGGCGCCAAATACTAAGGGTGGTGTTGATACTCGTACTGTTTTGCGCTTGGATCCACGACTAGCTCCAGTTAAGGCTGCCGTTTTGCCTTTGTCTAAGAAGCCTGAACTCCAAGGTATTGCTCAGAATTTGGCTGCTGAATTGCGTATGCATGATTGGAATATTGATTATGATGAGGCAGGCGCAATTGGTCGTCGCTATCGTCGTGAAGATGAAATCGGTACTCCATTATGCGTCACAGTAGATTTCGATACTCTCGATGATCAGGCTGTAACAATTCGCGAGCGTGACACGATGGCTCAGGAACGTGTGGCTTTGGATAAGGTAGCTGAATATGTGGCTGCGCGTGTGGGCAATTCCATGAAGCCTTACCCACAGGCACCTGAAATGTAG
- the dusB gene encoding tRNA dihydrouridine synthase DusB: MTSSVHLPSIDMGNHVVQTPVLLSPMAGVTNWPFRVLCREYGPDGLYVAEMITARALVARNPKAERLCRFDPSESYRSLQLYGVNPSIVQQAARIVVDENLADHIDLNFGCPVPKVTRRGGGSALPWKNDLFRELLQRVVAVAEPAGIPVTAKIRIGIDDDHTTFRDSAHIAQEEGCKFVTLHGRTTAQYYGGHAHWETIAELVSQLDIPVIGNGDIWTAQDAVNMVQETGCAGVAIGRGCQGRPWLFGDIAAAFAGSDERINPTLGTVGQIIVRHAQLLTEFYDGDEMMAVHDLRKHVAWYLKGFPVGGGTRAAFMKCESVADVQAQVDLFDPDVEFPQAIADKPRGRVRYAKKVHLPYNWLDSREMTAQERADMFDDDPMDASY; the protein is encoded by the coding sequence ATGACTTCATCTGTGCATCTTCCAAGTATTGATATGGGTAATCATGTGGTGCAAACACCTGTGCTTTTATCTCCTATGGCTGGCGTAACAAATTGGCCTTTCCGTGTGCTATGCCGCGAATACGGTCCTGATGGCTTGTATGTAGCTGAAATGATTACTGCTCGTGCTTTGGTGGCACGCAACCCGAAGGCTGAACGTTTATGTCGCTTCGATCCAAGTGAAAGCTATCGTTCTTTACAGCTCTATGGAGTCAATCCTTCAATTGTGCAGCAAGCAGCTCGCATTGTTGTGGACGAGAACTTAGCAGATCATATTGATTTAAACTTTGGCTGCCCGGTTCCTAAAGTGACGCGGCGTGGCGGTGGATCTGCTTTGCCATGGAAAAACGATTTATTCCGTGAACTTTTGCAGCGAGTAGTAGCTGTTGCTGAACCTGCCGGAATTCCAGTGACTGCCAAAATTCGCATAGGAATTGATGACGACCATACCACATTCCGCGATTCTGCACATATTGCCCAAGAAGAAGGATGTAAATTTGTTACTCTTCATGGGCGCACAACTGCTCAATATTATGGTGGGCACGCGCATTGGGAGACGATTGCGGAACTGGTAAGTCAATTAGATATTCCTGTTATTGGTAACGGTGATATTTGGACGGCTCAAGATGCTGTAAATATGGTTCAGGAAACTGGTTGTGCAGGTGTGGCTATTGGACGTGGCTGCCAAGGGCGACCGTGGCTTTTTGGTGACATCGCTGCTGCTTTTGCTGGTTCAGACGAGCGGATTAATCCGACGTTGGGAACAGTAGGACAGATTATTGTGCGCCATGCTCAGCTTCTCACAGAGTTTTATGACGGTGACGAGATGATGGCCGTGCACGATTTACGTAAGCATGTGGCATGGTATTTGAAGGGGTTCCCTGTGGGTGGGGGAACGCGTGCAGCTTTTATGAAGTGTGAAAGCGTTGCTGATGTTCAAGCCCAGGTAGATCTTTTTGATCCAGATGTTGAATTTCCTCAAGCAATTGCTGATAAACCTCGCGGTCGTGTGCGTTATGCCAAGAAGGTGCATTTACCATACAACTGGCTGGATTCGCGAGAAATGACTGCCCAGGAACGAGCTGATATGTTTGATGATGATCCTATGGACGCTTCCTACTAA
- the ftsZ gene encoding cell division protein FtsZ, producing MTSIQNEELNDSTVIKVVGVGGAGGNAVNRMISDGLTNVEFMAINTDDKDLARSEANVKISLSDSSSRGLGAGADPERGAKAAQDHQADIEQALKGSDLVFITAGEGGGTGTGASPIVARAARQQGALTVAVVSRPFSFEGKRRSSSAELGIENLRKEVDALIVISNDRLLDLADRNVSMIEAFRNADKALLSGVKGITETLNADSYINVDFADITSVLKDAGTALFGIGVSRGENRATNAAELALNSPMLEGNIEGAHAVLVNFFAASDLGMFEVNDAMNLIHDVCSTEANIIFGVALDDSMGDDLSVTVIATGFGTGDKEETPDTAVAETLVATPVVPAEAVSEVVEAEPAAPAASVATQPAVQTAPAQPETPVAPAQPVSAAIPTVTPESDDEGDSFDDLEIPEFLR from the coding sequence ATGACCAGCATTCAGAATGAAGAATTGAATGACAGCACCGTAATTAAAGTAGTCGGCGTGGGTGGCGCTGGCGGTAACGCTGTTAATCGCATGATTAGTGATGGTCTTACCAATGTAGAATTCATGGCGATTAATACTGATGATAAGGACTTGGCTCGTAGCGAAGCGAACGTCAAGATTTCTTTGTCAGATAGCAGCAGCCGTGGTTTAGGTGCCGGTGCTGATCCTGAACGTGGAGCAAAAGCAGCACAAGATCATCAAGCAGATATTGAGCAGGCTTTGAAAGGCTCTGATCTTGTTTTTATTACTGCTGGTGAAGGTGGCGGTACCGGAACGGGTGCTAGCCCGATTGTGGCTCGTGCGGCACGTCAGCAAGGTGCATTAACAGTTGCTGTTGTTTCGCGCCCATTTAGCTTTGAAGGCAAACGTCGCAGCTCTTCTGCAGAGCTGGGTATTGAAAATCTGCGTAAAGAAGTAGATGCTTTAATCGTTATTTCTAATGATCGCCTGCTTGACTTAGCTGATCGCAATGTGTCCATGATTGAAGCATTCCGTAATGCAGATAAGGCACTTCTGTCTGGTGTTAAGGGCATTACTGAAACATTAAATGCAGATTCCTACATTAACGTGGACTTTGCAGATATTACTTCTGTTTTGAAAGATGCTGGAACGGCATTATTCGGTATTGGTGTGTCTCGTGGTGAAAATCGTGCAACGAATGCCGCTGAATTAGCTTTGAACTCTCCAATGCTCGAAGGCAATATTGAAGGTGCTCATGCAGTACTGGTCAACTTCTTTGCAGCATCTGATTTGGGTATGTTTGAAGTTAACGATGCGATGAATCTGATTCATGACGTGTGCAGCACAGAAGCTAATATTATCTTTGGTGTTGCTTTGGACGACTCAATGGGTGATGACTTATCCGTTACTGTTATTGCAACTGGTTTTGGTACCGGCGATAAGGAAGAGACACCAGATACAGCTGTAGCTGAGACTTTAGTGGCTACTCCTGTTGTTCCAGCTGAAGCAGTATCTGAGGTTGTAGAAGCTGAACCAGCAGCACCAGCTGCTTCCGTAGCTACTCAGCCTGCTGTGCAGACTGCTCCTGCTCAGCCAGAAACTCCTGTTGCTCCAGCACAACCTGTTTC